The Rathayibacter caricis DSM 15933 genomic sequence GGCCGTCCCGATCCAGTGCAGCGAGTCGATCTCGGCGCTCGGCGAGGGCTCGCCCGCCAGCTCCGCGAGGTACACCCGCATGTGCACCTCGCGGCCCTCCGGCTCGCCGTGGGCCTGGGTGCGGACGACGAACAGCTCCTCGAGCCGGGTGGTCGCTGTGCCGAGCTCCTCCTGCGCCTCGCGCGCGGCCGCGTGCTCGCCGGTCTCGCCCGCGTCGACCTTGCCGCCGGGGAGGTAGACCACGTCGCGCCCTCGGGCCGTCACCATCAGCACGCGGCGCTCGCGGAGGACGACGACGGCGGACACGACGATCGGCGGGTGACTGCTCATGCGGCCATCCTCCCGCCTCCCGCCTGCACCCGGCGCCCGGGCGCCCCGCGGCTACCATGGGTGCACACATCACAGGACGCGCGCAGCCGGCGCGCGTCGGGGCCCCGTGCGCCCGAACAGCTGAGGAGCAACCCGTGGCAGAACCCACCACCCTCGACAAAGTCGTCACCCTCGCGCAGCACCGGGGGTTCGTCTTCCCCTCGGGAGAGATCTACGGAGGCACGCGCTCGGCGTGGGACTACGGGCCGCTCGGAGTGGAGCTGAAGGAGAACATCAAGCGCCAGTGGTGGAAGGCCTTCGTGCAGGGCCGCGGCGACGTCGTCGGACTCGATTCCGCCGTCATCCTGCCCACCGCGATCTGGAACGCCTCCGGTCACGTCGGCGTCTTCTCCGACCCGCTCACCGAGTCGCTCATCACCCACAAGCGCTACCGCGCCGACCACCTCTTCGAGAAGTACGAGGAGGTCAACGGCCACCCGCCCGTGAACGGCCTCGCCGACATCCCGGACCCGGAGCACCCCGACAAGGTAGGCCAGTGGACCGAGATCAAGCAGTTCTCGGGGCTGATGAAGACCTACCTCGGCGTCGTCGATGACGAGTCCGGACTGCACTACCTCCGCCCCGAGACCGCGCAGGGCATCTTCACCAACTTCGCCAACGTGCTCCAGAGCGCGCGCAAGAAGCCGCCGTTCGGCATCGGCCAGATCGGCAAGGCGTTCCGCAACGAGATCACCCCCGGCAACTTCATCTTCCGCACCCGCGAGTTCGAGCAGATGGAGCTCGAGTTCTTCGTCGAGCCCGGCACGGACGAGGAGTGGCAGGAGACCTGGATGCAGCTCGCCTGGGACTGGTTCGTCGACCTCGGCATCGATCCCGAGAACATCCGGCAGTACGAGCACCCGAAGGACAAGCTCTCCCACTACTCCAAGCGCACGGTCGACATCGAGTACCGCTTCAGCTTCGCGTCGGGCGAGTGGGGCGAGCTGATGGGAGTCGCGAACCGCACCGACTTCGACCTCAAGACCCACATGGAGCACTCGGGCAAGGACCTCTCGTTCTTCGACCAGACGCGCAACGAGCGCTTCGTGCCGTTCGTGATCGAGCCGTCGTTCGGGCTCACGCGCGCGCTGATGGCGTTCCTCGTCGACGCGTACGAGGAGCAGGAGCTGCCCCCGAACGCCAAGGGCAAGGTCGAGACCCGCACGGTGCTGCACCTCGACCCGCGCCTGGCGCCGGTCAAGGTGGCGGTGCTGCCGCTCTCGCGCAACGAGGCGCTCTCGCCGCTCGCCCGTCAGGTCGCCGACCGCCTCCGCCAGCTCTGGAACGTCGACTTCGACGACTCCGGCGCGATCGGCCGCCGCTACCGCCGCCAGGACGAGATCGGCACCCCGTTCTGCGTGACGGTCGACTTCGACTCCCTCGAGGACGACGCCGTGACGGTGCGCGACCGCGACACGATGAAGCAGGAGCGCGTCCCGCTCGATCAGCTCGAGGCGCACCTCTTCTCGGGCCTGCGCGGAGCGTGAGCCTCTTCCTCTCGCTGGTCGAGTAGCCGCGGAGCGGCGTATCGAGACCTCCGGCTCCAGCGCCGGCGGATCTCGGTACGCCCGCTGCGCGGGCTGCTCGATCAGCCGAGGGTCCGGTGCTCCCGCGCCAGCAGTGCGTAGACGAGGGTCGACGTCCACTCGCCCTTGCAGTACTCGTCCTCGACGTGGTGCGCCTCGCGCCGCATCCCGAGGCGCTCGCAGAGGCGGGCGGAGGCGGTGTTGCGGTCGTCGAGCTGGGCGATCGCACGGTGGGCGCCGAGCCGGTCGAACGCGAGGTCGAGCAGTGCGAGGGCCCCCTCCGTCGCGAGACCCTCACCCTGCGCGTCCGGATGCAGCACCCAGCCGATCTCGACCGCCCCCTGCTCGACCGAGACGGCGATGAGCGTGAGATCGCCGACCACGTGCCCCGAGAGCGGCCCCTCGCGCGGCACCATCGCCAGCACCACCACGTCGCCGTCGGCGGCGAGCCGCGCGGACGGCAGCCGGGTGAGCAGGTGCGCGTGCGACTCCTCCGGAGTGCGCACCGGCCAGCGGAGGTAGCGCACCGCGTCGGAGTGCCCCTGGTAGCGCGCGTGATCGGCGGCGTCCTCCACGCGCAGCGGCCGCAGCAGGAGCCGGTCGGTCAGGATCGGCTCGGCGTCGAAGGGGAGCCGCAGTGACACGGGTCAGGCGGTCGCCGCGGAGTCGTCGCTCCGCGGGCGCGCCACGGCGGGCTCGGCGGGCACCTCGATGCCGAAGAGAGCCTCGAGACCGGTGAGGTACGCCTCCTGGGCCCCGGCGCGGGCGTAGTCGCGCGCACGGATGCTCGGGGTGTGCAGCAGCACGCCGGCGAGGTGGCGCAGCGCCTGCTCCGTCCGCCCGTCGTCGTCGCCGCGGGAGCGGGCCCGCTCGATCTCGGCGTCGAGCGCGTCGAACACGTGGGCGCGGAGGGCGACGACCGCCGGGGTGAGGCTCTTCTCGTCGGCCACGTCCGAGAACTTGCGGGCCGCCTTGTCGACCAGGGCCCGCGCCTTCTCGGAGGCGTCGAGCACCTCGAGGGGCGCGTGCAGGCTGATCGTCTCGAGGTCCAGCAGCTCCACGCCGGTGACGCTCGTCACGTCGGCGGCGACATTGCGGGGCAGGCCCAGGTCGATCACGAGCTGGCGCTCGCGGGCGGCGGAGTGGAGCCGTCCGTCGATCAGCAGGGCCGCGTCGAGCACGGGCGCCTCGGTGGTGGTGCAGGTGATGACGACGTCGGCGCCGACCGCCTCGGCCGCGAGGTCGGCCCCCTCGATGGGGCGCAGGGCACGCCGCGCGGCGAAGCCCTCGGCGCGGCCGGAGGGGGAGTGCACCGCGATGTCGACGACGCCGCGATCGCGCAGGGCCGCGACGGTGGCGCGGGCGTAGCTGCCGGTGCCGATCAGGAGCACGCGGGCCGCGCGCCAGTCGGTGATGCGGCTGGAGGCGAGGTCGAGCGCGAGCCGGACGATCGAGCGGCCGGCGCTGCCGAGGCCGGTGCGGTTCTTGATGCCGCGCGAGGTCTGCGAGGCGCGCTGGAAGAGGCGCTCGAGCTCGGACGAGGTGGTGCCCAGGCGGCGGGCCTCCTCGAGGGAGCGGCGCACCTGGCCGGCGATCTCGCCCTCGCCGACGACGACCGACTCGAGCCCGCTGGACACGGCGAAGAGGTGCTCGGCCACGCGGTCGCCCGAGACGACGTCGACGCTGCCGCGGAGCTGCTCCTGCTCGACTCCGGTCGCGGCGCTGACGGCGGCCGTGGCGGCCTCGACGGCGACCGCGCGGGCGGCGGTGAGCGGCTCGTCGATGTCGAGGTAGGCCTCGAAGCGGTTGCAGGTGGCCACGACGACGGCCCCCGAGACGAAGTCGATGCCGTCCGCGAGCGCCGAGGTGACGGCGGAGGAGTCGACGGAGAGCTTCTCGAGGAGATCGAAGCTGGCGTTCTTGTGCGACGCCGTCAGACACAGAAGCACCTCAGCAGTCTACGCGCCGTCCCGGGGGAGCGGGCCCGGGATCCGGGAGGAACGCTCGGGGAAGCCTGGAATAATGCCGCGGTGACCTCCCCACTCGACGGCCTGCTCGATCCGCTGCACCCCCTCTCGGCCGGGCGCACAGCCGACTCGGCGCTCGTGCGCGCGTACCGCTCGGAGCGGCCGGAGCGCACGCCGGTCTGGTTCATGCGGCAGGCGGGCCGCAGCCTGCCCGAGTACCGGGCGCTGCGCACCGAC encodes the following:
- a CDS encoding glutamyl-tRNA reductase; this translates as MLLCLTASHKNASFDLLEKLSVDSSAVTSALADGIDFVSGAVVVATCNRFEAYLDIDEPLTAARAVAVEAATAAVSAATGVEQEQLRGSVDVVSGDRVAEHLFAVSSGLESVVVGEGEIAGQVRRSLEEARRLGTTSSELERLFQRASQTSRGIKNRTGLGSAGRSIVRLALDLASSRITDWRAARVLLIGTGSYARATVAALRDRGVVDIAVHSPSGRAEGFAARRALRPIEGADLAAEAVGADVVITCTTTEAPVLDAALLIDGRLHSAARERQLVIDLGLPRNVAADVTSVTGVELLDLETISLHAPLEVLDASEKARALVDKAARKFSDVADEKSLTPAVVALRAHVFDALDAEIERARSRGDDDGRTEQALRHLAGVLLHTPSIRARDYARAGAQEAYLTGLEALFGIEVPAEPAVARPRSDDSAATA
- a CDS encoding NUDIX hydrolase, with translation MSSHPPIVVSAVVVLRERRVLMVTARGRDVVYLPGGKVDAGETGEHAAAREAQEELGTATTRLEELFVVRTQAHGEPEGREVHMRVYLAELAGEPSPSAEIDSLHWIGTADAHRCPPAGVATLERLRLLDLVD
- a CDS encoding glycine--tRNA ligase, encoding MAEPTTLDKVVTLAQHRGFVFPSGEIYGGTRSAWDYGPLGVELKENIKRQWWKAFVQGRGDVVGLDSAVILPTAIWNASGHVGVFSDPLTESLITHKRYRADHLFEKYEEVNGHPPVNGLADIPDPEHPDKVGQWTEIKQFSGLMKTYLGVVDDESGLHYLRPETAQGIFTNFANVLQSARKKPPFGIGQIGKAFRNEITPGNFIFRTREFEQMELEFFVEPGTDEEWQETWMQLAWDWFVDLGIDPENIRQYEHPKDKLSHYSKRTVDIEYRFSFASGEWGELMGVANRTDFDLKTHMEHSGKDLSFFDQTRNERFVPFVIEPSFGLTRALMAFLVDAYEEQELPPNAKGKVETRTVLHLDPRLAPVKVAVLPLSRNEALSPLARQVADRLRQLWNVDFDDSGAIGRRYRRQDEIGTPFCVTVDFDSLEDDAVTVRDRDTMKQERVPLDQLEAHLFSGLRGA
- a CDS encoding GNAT family N-acetyltransferase is translated as MSLRLPFDAEPILTDRLLLRPLRVEDAADHARYQGHSDAVRYLRWPVRTPEESHAHLLTRLPSARLAADGDVVVLAMVPREGPLSGHVVGDLTLIAVSVEQGAVEIGWVLHPDAQGEGLATEGALALLDLAFDRLGAHRAIAQLDDRNTASARLCERLGMRREAHHVEDEYCKGEWTSTLVYALLAREHRTLG